From the genome of Monomorium pharaonis isolate MP-MQ-018 chromosome 2, ASM1337386v2, whole genome shotgun sequence, one region includes:
- the LOC105832794 gene encoding uncharacterized protein LOC105832794: MEQALEYERIWKDWIQGTDLINLLSPNEVFENIQPYDSTVEVIGIMEDIELPRSVGSTPTRRHDLLKFYLNNKKGKRIPVLAWNYNISRELLKKIRKNTIVHLDGVQVTIPELPTYNDGNVPYQLIIRENTVVTNLSDYKSISVKLNEVLDTSGPIVLEGYVKSNFMEREYPNDECNTFGCGSITDGTYKLEIHIKNFSRTDYLELGIGKGDKISVIGTIKRDNYFIHNPIYLDVKDIRSIRKLQGHMPFSEMLKGHLCV, translated from the exons ATGGAACAAGCTCTGGAATACGAGAGAATATGGAAAGATTGGATTCAAGGAACtgatttgattaatttattatctccaAATGAAGTCTTTGAAAATATCCAACCGTACGATTCAACTGT cgaAGTAATTGGCATTATGGAAGACATAGAATTACCTCGTTCTGTAGGAAGCACTCCAACACGAAGACACGAccttcttaaattttatttaaataacaaaaaaggaAAACGTATCCCAGTCTTAGCATGGAACTACAATATTTCacgtgaattattaaaaaaaataagaaaaaatact ATTGTACATTTAGATGGTGTTCAAGTTACAATACCTGAATTACCAACGTATAATGATGGAAATGTTCCATACCAACTAATAATTAGAGAAAATACTGTAGTAACAAATTTGAGTGACTACAAATCTATTTCAGTTAAACTAAATGAAGTACTAGATACTTCAGGACCCATTG tgTTGGAAGGTTatgtaaaatctaattttatggAAAGAGAATATCCCAACGATGAGTGTAATACATTCGGCTGTGGATCAATTACAGACGGCACATACAAATtagaaattcatataaaaaatttttctcgcaCTGATTATCTTGAACTTGGTATAGGAAAAGGAGACAAAATAAGCGTAATTGGTACCATAAAAAGAG ataattattttatacataatccAATATATCTCGATGTAAAGGATATAAGAAGTATTCGAAAATTACAAGGACACATGCCATTCAGTGAGATGTTAAAAGGTCATTTGTGTGTCTAA